A genomic window from Paenibacillus sp. FSL K6-0276 includes:
- a CDS encoding right-handed parallel beta-helix repeat-containing protein, with protein sequence MITGIRQWLKPFNKVCLSVVLIASLSFPLIMNHSIVMAAGATYYVDTNGSDANDGISLSTPFQTIGRAAQAATAGDSVLIRGGTYRETVIPLHSGTNGSEITYQNYNDEKVIVSGNDVVTGWTQDSGNIYKAPMPWSLGAGNQVFVNGALMDEARWPNQTGTLLNPTTSSAGTFTNATNIYDTSLPGGNNFWKGATTWTTSGSAWIAQTSTVTGYDSFLKKLTIQPLKGTGTYYDPKSGNRYYLTGIKGALDTAKEWWYDSANGQLYLWAPGGGNPSTLMVEAKRRNNAFDLSGKSYINVKGIQITASTIVTDNSTDHVTLQEIAAKYVSHHNLNTSAGEQANLGIILNGSYNEIRDSEIAYSSGSLVTVKGTNNNIINSYIHDGGYVPNWEGLVNLQGANSLISHNTVSDAGRVTVYFSGGMTANQIQFNNIYNAGWLTTDLGMVYGPNTDGQNTEIHHNYIHDNKAAAANSGIYLDNYTNNFILHHNVVWNNEGIRLNTPSNYNLVYNNTVWSNTSPIGAWGDVFAQDMYGDKIYNNIIKGVDTVTAANAEHGFNLTSSPGFVDEANANFRLLSTSTAKDSGKVIPGITDGYTGSAPDIGAYEYGGEDWTAGHNFASPLSPTYTRPDTPQMNRVVNGGFEWGNLSSWTTTDGGNAAVVADNHWGKAANAGMSRSQFNGVKLSGSVDGIAKTITGLEPDTNYIAGAWLRSPAGENAVLGVTDFGDTEVSASSNSSTWTFVKVKFKTGPSQTSAKIFLKKTFTTGEAYVDDAGLVLDPYYQSMYTFDGFENGLGNWISVPGKGTPSLSSAKAHSGIYSYLVSEDMDAIQQTFHSLQNKVVTMWFYDDASATNMQVAGFVDNSSAIRGIAVNTPTSTTKYSVRLDGTYTATSVSRTTGWHELKWDYTSGTKVDMYIDGVLVASPTGGTSFNRIVIGDSWSGNTTTTYFDDIFIQ encoded by the coding sequence ATGATAACCGGAATCCGACAGTGGCTGAAGCCATTTAACAAAGTCTGTTTAAGTGTCGTATTAATTGCTTCGTTGTCTTTTCCTTTAATTATGAATCATTCGATTGTGATGGCTGCAGGCGCTACATATTATGTAGATACGAATGGAAGTGATGCCAACGACGGGATATCTTTAAGTACGCCGTTCCAAACGATTGGACGCGCCGCTCAAGCAGCGACAGCTGGCGATTCGGTGCTCATCCGTGGAGGAACATACAGGGAAACGGTGATCCCGCTACATTCTGGGACGAACGGGAGTGAAATTACTTACCAAAATTACAATGATGAGAAAGTAATTGTCAGTGGCAATGATGTCGTTACCGGATGGACGCAAGACAGTGGAAACATCTATAAAGCTCCGATGCCATGGAGTTTAGGGGCGGGAAATCAAGTGTTCGTCAATGGAGCATTGATGGATGAAGCTCGTTGGCCTAACCAGACAGGAACGTTACTGAATCCTACAACATCGTCAGCGGGTACATTTACGAATGCGACCAATATTTACGATACCTCGCTTCCGGGTGGAAATAATTTCTGGAAGGGCGCGACGACTTGGACTACAAGCGGAAGTGCGTGGATTGCTCAAACTTCAACCGTGACGGGGTACGATTCCTTTTTAAAGAAGCTGACTATACAGCCTTTAAAGGGTACAGGAACCTATTATGATCCTAAATCTGGAAATAGGTATTATTTGACCGGTATTAAAGGAGCGTTGGACACCGCAAAAGAATGGTGGTATGATTCCGCGAACGGTCAGCTCTATTTGTGGGCTCCTGGCGGCGGAAATCCGTCTACCCTCATGGTTGAAGCCAAACGGAGAAACAATGCTTTTGATTTATCCGGTAAATCCTACATCAACGTTAAAGGGATACAAATCACTGCTTCCACGATTGTGACGGATAACTCCACAGATCATGTTACGCTGCAGGAGATTGCAGCCAAATACGTTTCGCACCATAATTTGAACACCAGCGCCGGAGAACAAGCGAATCTCGGAATTATTCTTAATGGCAGCTATAACGAGATACGCGATAGCGAGATCGCTTATAGCTCGGGCAGTCTTGTTACGGTAAAAGGAACGAATAACAATATCATTAACAGTTATATTCACGACGGCGGCTATGTACCGAACTGGGAAGGTCTCGTCAACCTGCAGGGAGCGAACAGCTTGATCAGTCATAATACCGTATCGGATGCCGGGCGTGTGACGGTTTATTTCAGCGGCGGAATGACTGCTAATCAAATCCAATTCAACAATATTTATAACGCAGGCTGGCTGACCACAGATTTGGGCATGGTTTACGGGCCGAATACGGACGGTCAAAATACGGAAATCCATCACAACTATATTCACGATAATAAAGCAGCCGCTGCGAATTCAGGAATATATCTGGATAATTATACAAACAATTTTATTTTGCATCATAATGTCGTGTGGAACAACGAAGGCATTCGATTGAATACACCGTCTAATTACAATCTTGTTTATAACAATACCGTATGGTCCAATACGTCTCCGATCGGAGCGTGGGGAGATGTTTTCGCTCAAGATATGTATGGCGACAAAATATACAATAATATCATCAAAGGTGTGGATACTGTAACCGCAGCCAACGCAGAACATGGGTTTAATTTGACCAGTTCACCGGGATTTGTAGATGAAGCGAACGCCAATTTCCGTTTGTTGTCTACATCAACGGCCAAGGATTCAGGCAAGGTGATTCCGGGGATTACCGATGGATACACAGGAAGCGCTCCGGACATCGGAGCTTACGAATATGGGGGTGAGGACTGGACTGCAGGTCACAATTTTGCAAGTCCACTTAGTCCGACATATACAAGACCGGATACACCTCAAATGAATCGGGTGGTCAATGGTGGCTTTGAATGGGGCAATCTGAGCAGTTGGACGACAACGGATGGCGGAAATGCCGCGGTTGTTGCCGACAATCATTGGGGCAAAGCAGCCAATGCGGGGATGTCGAGATCGCAATTCAATGGTGTAAAGCTTAGCGGCAGCGTGGATGGGATCGCGAAAACCATTACAGGCCTTGAGCCTGACACGAATTATATCGCGGGAGCGTGGCTGCGTTCACCCGCGGGCGAAAACGCGGTTCTCGGCGTGACGGACTTCGGTGATACAGAGGTCAGCGCTTCTTCAAACAGTTCAACTTGGACTTTTGTGAAGGTGAAATTCAAGACAGGTCCATCGCAAACGAGCGCCAAAATTTTTTTAAAAAAGACTTTCACAACGGGGGAAGCATACGTGGATGATGCGGGTCTCGTATTGGATCCTTATTATCAATCCATGTATACCTTCGATGGATTCGAAAACGGCCTAGGAAACTGGATCTCTGTCCCAGGCAAAGGTACGCCATCCCTCAGCAGTGCAAAAGCACACTCAGGAATCTACAGCTACCTTGTAAGCGAGGATATGGATGCGATCCAACAGACGTTCCATTCTTTGCAAAATAAAGTTGTAACGATGTGGTTCTATGATGATGCAAGCGCAACGAACATGCAAGTGGCGGGCTTTGTTGACAATAGTTCGGCAATCCGTGGAATCGCGGTCAATACGCCGACCTCTACCACCAAGTATTCGGTCCGTCTAGACGGAACATATACTGCAACTTCTGTAAGCAGAACGACAGGTTGGCACGAACTGAAGTGGGATTACACTTCGGGTACGAAAGTCGATATGTATATTGACGGAGTACTGGTTGCTTCACCGACGGGCGGAACAAGCTTTAATCGCATTGTTATCGGTGACTCCTGGTCTGGAAATACGACGACGACTTACTTTGATGATATTTTTATTCAATAG
- a CDS encoding fumarylacetoacetate hydrolase family protein, with amino-acid sequence MKLLTFIHNDQYRLGVKTDEGVLDIQSALSLVGSEKPIPATIHELLDGGDKALAALRDYIDQVRQSETATRSCMLEESTLRLGPCVTHPNKIICVGLNYRKHAEETNAPIPEYPILFNKFNNTLAGPDEAIPLPRVSEKVDYEAELVIVIGKKAKYVSKENALSHVFGYCNVNDLSARDLQLRTHQWLLGKSCDKFSPLGPYLVTADEVGNPNDLEIKCLVNGEVRQHSNTSDMVFYCDEIVSYISQHMTLVPGDIILTGTPEGVVLGYPPEKQVYLKDGDQVTIQIEKLGSITNTMVAES; translated from the coding sequence TTGAAGTTACTAACCTTTATTCATAATGATCAATATCGACTTGGAGTGAAGACGGACGAAGGAGTTCTAGATATTCAAAGTGCCCTATCCTTGGTAGGGTCGGAAAAACCGATTCCAGCAACGATTCATGAGTTACTTGATGGCGGAGATAAGGCTCTCGCTGCGCTTCGTGATTATATAGATCAAGTTCGGCAATCCGAAACTGCGACCCGTTCCTGCATGCTGGAGGAGTCAACGCTCAGGCTGGGGCCGTGTGTTACGCATCCGAATAAAATCATTTGTGTTGGCTTGAATTACAGGAAGCATGCGGAAGAAACGAATGCACCGATTCCGGAATACCCGATTCTCTTTAACAAATTCAACAATACGTTGGCTGGTCCTGATGAGGCGATTCCACTCCCGAGAGTTTCGGAGAAAGTGGATTATGAGGCAGAACTGGTGATTGTCATCGGCAAAAAGGCCAAGTATGTTTCCAAGGAAAACGCGCTTTCACATGTGTTCGGGTATTGCAATGTGAACGATTTGTCGGCACGTGATTTGCAGCTTCGCACTCATCAGTGGTTGCTGGGCAAATCCTGCGATAAATTTTCGCCGCTCGGTCCGTATCTGGTCACAGCTGATGAAGTCGGTAACCCTAACGATTTGGAGATTAAGTGTCTTGTTAATGGCGAAGTGCGACAGCATTCCAATACATCCGATATGGTTTTTTACTGCGATGAAATCGTCAGTTATATTTCTCAGCATATGACTCTGGTTCCGGGAGATATCATTTTGACTGGAACGCCGGAAGGAGTTGTGCTTGGATATCCTCCTGAGAAGCAGGTGTACTTGAAAGACGGCGACCAAGTGACCATTCAGATTGAAAAACTGGGGTCAATCACCAATACGATGGTAGCCGAATCGTAA
- a CDS encoding glycoside hydrolase family 88 protein, translated as MKNIEPHPDSESQLWLEQTWGKIIGKVESMCESIGADFPYASYHGKYNREQADWWTNGFWPGLLWLVYRETKDERLKEVAALTEARMDLVLYDFFPLHHDVGFMWSLSSVAQFKLLGHEDSRRRAMTAASHLAGRFNPAGQFIRAWNQPERVGWAIIDCMMNLPLLYWASEETKDPRFRHIARLHADTTLREFLRPDGSTHHIVCFDPETGERQEALGGQGYDPDSAWSRGTAWAIYGMALSARYTGDQRYIDAAKRSADFFLANLPDDGLPPWDFRAPWEEGMAMDSTASACAASGLLELSLLVPSSESRMYLDAAEKLLRKLDERYTTWNDPHEEAILLFGTANSPRKTHVNVPIIYGDYFFAEAICKLRGIKDTFW; from the coding sequence ATGAAGAATATCGAGCCGCATCCTGATTCGGAAAGTCAACTTTGGCTTGAACAGACCTGGGGCAAAATTATTGGAAAAGTCGAGAGTATGTGCGAATCGATCGGAGCGGATTTTCCATACGCTTCGTATCATGGCAAATATAATCGCGAACAAGCGGATTGGTGGACCAACGGTTTCTGGCCAGGACTGTTGTGGCTTGTATATCGTGAGACGAAAGATGAACGTTTGAAAGAAGTTGCAGCACTTACCGAAGCAAGAATGGATTTGGTGCTATATGATTTTTTCCCGCTTCATCACGATGTAGGCTTTATGTGGAGCTTGTCTTCCGTGGCGCAGTTCAAATTGCTTGGCCATGAGGATTCCAGACGACGGGCCATGACCGCGGCAAGTCATCTAGCGGGACGCTTCAATCCTGCTGGACAATTCATTCGGGCCTGGAATCAGCCGGAACGGGTCGGTTGGGCGATCATCGATTGCATGATGAATTTGCCCTTGCTGTATTGGGCCAGCGAGGAGACCAAGGATCCGCGTTTCCGTCATATCGCGAGGCTGCATGCGGATACCACGCTGCGTGAGTTCCTAAGGCCGGATGGTTCGACTCATCATATCGTCTGCTTCGATCCGGAGACGGGAGAACGTCAGGAAGCGCTTGGCGGACAAGGTTATGACCCGGATTCAGCCTGGTCCCGCGGCACTGCATGGGCGATTTACGGGATGGCTTTAAGCGCTCGATATACCGGTGATCAACGCTATATCGATGCCGCCAAGCGTTCGGCCGATTTTTTTCTTGCAAATTTGCCGGATGACGGTCTTCCGCCATGGGATTTCCGGGCGCCTTGGGAAGAAGGAATGGCCATGGATTCCACGGCATCCGCATGTGCGGCAAGCGGATTACTAGAGCTTAGTTTGCTGGTACCGTCAAGTGAATCCCGTATGTACCTTGATGCGGCTGAGAAGCTGCTTCGTAAGTTAGATGAACGATATACAACCTGGAATGATCCGCACGAAGAAGCGATTTTGCTGTTTGGTACAGCCAATAGTCCGCGAAAGACTCATGTGAACGTACCCATTATATACGGAGATTATTTTTTTGCGGAAGCTATTTGCAAGCTGCGGGGCATCAAAGATACGTTCTGGTAA